A genomic window from Streptomyces sp. 846.5 includes:
- the radA gene encoding DNA repair protein RadA: protein MAARTTSTKAPRSSYRCTECGYTPPKWTGRCTECNAWGTIEEYGAPAVRTTAAGPVSTAARPIGQVDATVAASRATGIGELDRVLGGGLVPGAVALLAGEPGVGKSTLLLDVAAKAASEAHRTLYITAEESTSQVRLRADRIGALSPHLYLAAETDLAAVLGHIEQVQPSLLILDSVQTVASAQLESAPGGPAQIREVTAALIRVSKARAMSTLLVGHVTKDGSIAGPRLLEHLVDVVLHFEGDRHARLRIIRGVKNRYGATDEVGCFELHDAGISGVADPSGLFLTKRDKPVPGTCLTVTLEGRRPLVAEVQALMVDSQIPSPRRTTSGLESPRIAMVLAVVERHGGVRLGKLDIYTATVGGVKLTEPAADLAIALSVASSAADTPLPANLVAIGEVGLAGEVRRVTGVERRLTEAARLGFTHALVPPDPGKVPKGMRVTEVATIGEALAAIPGRRRPARTAEGATS, encoded by the coding sequence ATGGCAGCCCGAACCACCTCCACGAAGGCCCCGCGCTCCTCGTACCGCTGTACCGAATGCGGCTACACACCGCCCAAATGGACCGGCCGCTGCACCGAGTGCAACGCCTGGGGGACCATCGAGGAGTACGGCGCCCCCGCCGTCCGCACCACCGCCGCGGGCCCGGTGAGCACGGCCGCGCGCCCGATCGGGCAGGTGGACGCCACGGTGGCCGCCTCCCGCGCCACCGGCATCGGCGAGCTGGACCGGGTGCTCGGCGGCGGCCTGGTCCCGGGCGCGGTCGCGCTGCTCGCGGGCGAGCCCGGCGTCGGCAAGTCCACGCTGCTGCTGGACGTCGCCGCCAAGGCGGCCAGTGAGGCGCACCGCACCCTCTACATCACCGCCGAGGAGTCGACCAGCCAGGTCCGGCTGCGCGCCGACCGGATCGGCGCGCTCTCCCCGCACCTCTACCTCGCCGCCGAGACCGACCTCGCGGCCGTCCTCGGCCATATCGAACAGGTCCAGCCCTCGCTGCTGATCCTGGACTCGGTGCAGACCGTCGCCTCGGCCCAGCTGGAGAGCGCCCCGGGCGGACCCGCGCAGATCCGCGAGGTCACCGCCGCGCTGATCCGGGTGTCCAAGGCCCGTGCCATGTCCACCCTGCTGGTCGGCCATGTCACCAAGGACGGCTCGATCGCCGGTCCCCGGCTGCTGGAGCACCTGGTGGACGTGGTGCTCCACTTCGAGGGCGACCGCCATGCCCGGCTGCGGATCATCCGCGGCGTCAAGAACCGCTACGGCGCGACCGACGAGGTCGGCTGCTTCGAACTGCACGACGCCGGGATCTCCGGCGTGGCCGACCCGTCCGGGCTGTTCCTGACCAAGCGGGACAAGCCGGTGCCCGGGACCTGTCTGACCGTCACCCTGGAGGGCCGCCGCCCGCTGGTCGCCGAGGTGCAGGCGCTGATGGTGGACTCGCAGATCCCCTCGCCCCGGCGGACCACCTCCGGGCTGGAGTCCCCCCGGATCGCGATGGTGCTGGCGGTGGTCGAACGGCACGGCGGGGTACGGCTGGGCAAACTCGACATCTACACGGCCACGGTGGGCGGGGTGAAGCTCACCGAACCGGCGGCGGACCTGGCCATCGCGCTCTCGGTGGCCAGCTCGGCCGCGGACACCCCGCTGCCGGCCAACCTGGTCGCCATCGGCGAGGTCGGCCTGGCCGGGGAGGTGCGGCGGGTGACCGGGGTCGAACGCCGCCTCACCGAGGCGGCCCGTCTGGGGTTCACCCACGCACTGGTTCCGCCGGACCCGGGGAAGGTCCCCAAGGGGATGCGGGTGACCGAGGTCGCGACCATCGGTGAAGCTTTGGCCGCGATTCCCGGCCGCCGCAGACCCGCACGTACCGCGGAGGGTGCCACCTCGTAG
- a CDS encoding sigma-70 family RNA polymerase sigma factor produces MTTDSQARAVPRSRVRSAEAGARATGARALEEGWEELGDALFTYCLSVLCDQEEAVAAVRELRQLSARHRRRLRRPEELRAWLYALARHVCLVRMEAEPVRALTRRPLGRHSAEHARLELLAWPEAAGVAPAQREALELAGRHGLDTAELAAVLDLRADQAGVLLAQAVCELERTAAALAVLAAADCPELSVLGRGRGAVLSAALRGELVNHVDDCPTCRGTAERAAAAGPWPGTFRAPGALALVEAPREARKASAGDRFFASLGLGVGSGTGAATGAAGGAAPPDRRELRFDRRGFPIHRSAAAERAGMLRQRAVAGSVIALVVAAPVVALWATHQGTNLPEDPVSSVRVDPAAVAADGPSAATSTSTGAAVGSSALPQARQASLSVAVADSALPGPPGFPTAASPQGGGPLAPPPVRLEVSAGELGGRTVVTLVNSGGTPVAWQASTAAAWLRLSRDSGTLQPGERLTLVITVDRSALPESAWTAYVWITPSGSVVTLHGPGAGPSGGGRRGMPPPTAGSSAGPPTGATPSSAPPTSPAGPPRTTPPASSAPPSSAPPTDSPSAPASPSATASPSASTSPSASASGTASPSPSG; encoded by the coding sequence GTGACCACCGACTCGCAGGCCAGAGCCGTACCGCGGTCCCGTGTCCGATCGGCGGAGGCGGGAGCGCGGGCGACCGGCGCCCGCGCCCTGGAGGAGGGCTGGGAGGAGCTCGGCGACGCGCTGTTCACCTACTGCCTGTCGGTGCTCTGCGATCAGGAGGAGGCGGTCGCCGCCGTGCGCGAGCTGCGGCAGCTCTCCGCGCGGCACCGGCGCCGGCTGCGCCGCCCGGAGGAGCTGCGTGCCTGGCTCTACGCGCTGGCCCGGCACGTCTGCCTGGTGCGGATGGAGGCCGAGCCGGTCCGGGCTCTGACGCGCCGTCCGCTGGGGCGGCACAGCGCCGAGCACGCCCGGCTCGAACTCCTGGCCTGGCCGGAGGCGGCCGGGGTGGCGCCGGCCCAGCGGGAGGCGCTGGAGCTGGCCGGGCGGCACGGCCTGGACACCGCCGAGCTCGCCGCCGTCCTCGACCTGCGCGCCGACCAGGCGGGGGTGCTGCTGGCGCAGGCGGTCTGCGAGCTGGAACGCACGGCGGCGGCGCTGGCCGTGCTGGCGGCGGCGGACTGCCCGGAGCTGTCGGTGCTGGGCCGGGGGCGCGGCGCGGTGCTGAGCGCGGCCCTGCGCGGCGAGCTGGTGAACCATGTGGACGACTGTCCGACCTGCCGGGGCACGGCCGAACGGGCCGCGGCGGCCGGGCCCTGGCCGGGGACGTTCCGCGCACCCGGTGCGCTGGCGCTGGTGGAGGCGCCGCGGGAGGCCCGTAAGGCGTCCGCCGGAGATCGCTTCTTCGCCTCACTGGGCCTGGGCGTCGGCAGCGGCACCGGCGCCGCGACCGGGGCGGCCGGCGGCGCCGCGCCCCCCGACCGGCGTGAGCTGCGCTTCGACCGGCGGGGCTTCCCGATCCACCGCAGCGCCGCGGCCGAGCGGGCCGGGATGCTGCGGCAGCGCGCGGTGGCCGGATCGGTGATCGCCCTGGTGGTCGCCGCCCCGGTGGTGGCGCTGTGGGCGACGCATCAGGGAACGAACCTGCCGGAGGACCCGGTCTCCTCGGTGCGGGTGGACCCGGCCGCGGTCGCGGCCGACGGTCCGTCAGCAGCGACCTCGACGTCGACCGGCGCCGCGGTGGGCTCGTCGGCGCTGCCGCAGGCGCGGCAGGCCAGCCTGTCGGTCGCGGTCGCCGACAGCGCGCTGCCCGGACCCCCCGGATTCCCGACGGCCGCGTCGCCCCAGGGCGGCGGACCGCTGGCGCCGCCACCGGTGCGGCTGGAGGTCAGCGCGGGCGAGTTGGGCGGTCGTACCGTCGTCACCCTGGTCAACAGCGGTGGTACGCCGGTGGCCTGGCAGGCGTCCACCGCGGCGGCGTGGCTGCGGCTGAGCCGCGACAGCGGGACGCTCCAGCCGGGGGAGCGGCTCACCCTGGTGATCACGGTGGACCGGTCCGCGCTGCCGGAGAGCGCGTGGACGGCGTACGTCTGGATCACGCCCTCCGGCTCGGTGGTGACCCTGCACGGCCCGGGCGCCGGACCGTCCGGGGGTGGTCGCCGGGGCATGCCGCCGCCGACGGCCGGCAGCAGTGCCGGCCCGCCCACCGGCGCTACTCCGAGCTCGGCGCCGCCCACCTCGCCGGCCGGCCCACCGCGGACCACGCCGCCCGCGAGTTCGGCGCCGCCCAGCTCGGCGCCGCCCACCGATTCACCGTCGGCCCCGGCCTCGCCGTCCGCGACCGCGTCACCGTCCGCGAGTACCTCACCCTCGGCGTCCGCCTCGGGCACCGCCTCGCCGTCGCCGAGCGGCTGA
- a CDS encoding AIM24 family protein has translation MALQLQIVGNAMQMAVVQLQPGQTVYCEAGRFLFKTVNVSMDTRISAPNGDQQSGGQGGGGGMGGMLRQAMGTAMQAGQRMLAGESIAFQYFTAQGGEGTLGFAGTLPGEMRALEITPGRAWLAEKDAFVAAESGVNFGIAFSGLRTGMSGGEGFILEKFTGQGTVIIAGAGNFIDLDLSDFGGKLQVDTGCIVAFEEGVRYGVERVGRMNRQGVMNAMFGGEGLSLATLEGNGRVILQSMTLEGLANALRKAQGGDKQGATGGLFSTRVE, from the coding sequence GTGGCCCTGCAACTCCAGATCGTCGGCAACGCCATGCAGATGGCCGTCGTCCAGCTCCAGCCGGGGCAGACGGTCTACTGCGAAGCCGGGAGGTTCCTGTTCAAGACCGTGAACGTGAGCATGGACACCCGGATATCCGCCCCGAACGGCGACCAGCAGAGCGGCGGCCAGGGCGGGGGCGGCGGCATGGGCGGCATGCTGCGCCAGGCCATGGGCACCGCGATGCAGGCCGGCCAGCGGATGCTGGCGGGCGAGAGCATCGCGTTCCAGTACTTCACCGCCCAGGGCGGCGAGGGCACGCTGGGCTTCGCCGGGACGCTGCCCGGTGAGATGCGGGCTCTGGAGATCACCCCGGGGCGGGCCTGGCTGGCCGAGAAGGACGCCTTCGTCGCCGCCGAGTCGGGGGTGAACTTCGGCATCGCCTTCTCCGGGCTGCGCACCGGGATGTCCGGCGGCGAGGGCTTCATCCTGGAGAAGTTCACCGGCCAGGGCACCGTGATCATCGCCGGCGCCGGCAACTTCATCGACCTGGACCTGTCCGACTTCGGCGGCAAGCTGCAGGTCGACACGGGCTGCATCGTCGCCTTCGAGGAGGGCGTGCGGTACGGGGTGGAGCGGGTGGGCCGGATGAACCGCCAGGGCGTCATGAACGCGATGTTCGGCGGCGAGGGACTGTCGCTGGCCACCCTGGAGGGCAACGGGAGGGTCATCCTGCAGTCGATGACGCTGGAGGGCCTGGCCAACGCGCTGCGGAAGGCCCAGGGCGGGGACAAGCAGGGCGCCACCGGCGGCCTGTTCTCGACCCGGGTGGAGTAG
- a CDS encoding Ppx/GppA phosphatase family protein, with the protein MRLGVLDVGSNTVHFLVVDAHPGAAPVPAYSHKIELRLAELLDADGAIGEVGVERLVEMVASSMRVAEDKGVEEVLPFATSAVREAVNGEEVLKRVQRETGVELQVLSGGDEARLTFLAARRWYGWSAGRLLLLDIGGGSLEIACGLDQQPDAAVSLPLGAGRLTAGWLPGDPPEAEDVRKLRRHVRAEIARTVAEVVRLGAPDRFVGTSKTFKQLARITGAAREADGPYLPRKLTRGSLAAWVPRLTSMTAGQRALLPGVSEGRARQLLAGALVADGAMDLFGVDELDICPWALREGLILRRLDQMSGEQ; encoded by the coding sequence ATGCGACTCGGCGTACTCGATGTGGGATCAAACACCGTCCACTTCCTGGTGGTGGACGCGCACCCGGGTGCTGCCCCCGTGCCTGCCTACTCGCACAAGATCGAACTCCGGCTGGCCGAGCTGCTCGACGCCGACGGCGCGATCGGTGAGGTGGGCGTCGAGCGGCTGGTGGAGATGGTCGCCTCCTCGATGCGGGTCGCCGAGGACAAGGGCGTCGAGGAGGTCCTGCCGTTCGCCACCTCCGCCGTCCGCGAGGCCGTCAACGGCGAGGAGGTGCTCAAGCGGGTCCAGCGGGAGACCGGCGTCGAACTGCAGGTGCTGTCCGGCGGCGACGAGGCCCGGCTGACCTTCCTCGCCGCCCGCCGCTGGTACGGCTGGTCGGCGGGACGTCTGCTGCTGCTGGACATCGGCGGCGGCTCGCTGGAGATCGCCTGCGGCCTGGACCAGCAGCCGGACGCGGCCGTCTCGCTGCCGCTGGGCGCGGGCCGGCTCACCGCAGGATGGCTGCCCGGGGACCCGCCGGAGGCCGAGGACGTGCGGAAGCTGCGCCGCCATGTGCGCGCGGAGATCGCCAGGACGGTGGCCGAGGTGGTCCGGCTGGGAGCGCCGGACCGCTTCGTGGGGACCTCCAAGACCTTCAAGCAGCTGGCCAGGATCACCGGCGCGGCCCGCGAGGCCGACGGCCCCTATCTGCCGCGCAAGCTCACCCGGGGCTCGCTCGCCGCCTGGGTGCCGCGGCTGACGTCGATGACCGCGGGGCAGCGGGCGCTGCTCCCCGGCGTCTCCGAGGGCCGGGCCCGGCAGCTGCTGGCCGGGGCGCTGGTGGCGGACGGTGCGATGGACCTGTTCGGGGTGGACGAACTGGACATCTGCCCCTGGGCGCTGCGCGAGGGGCTGATCCTCCGCAGGCTGGACCAGATGTCCGGCGAGCAGTAA
- a CDS encoding sugar phosphate isomerase/epimerase has product MVVPDAKVALSTASVYPENTAAAFEIAGRLGYDGVEVMVWTDPVSQDIEALRRLSDYHAVPILAVHAPCLLITQRVWGTDPWAKLVRARAAAEKLGASTVVVHPPFRWQRQYARDFVQGVWRMADETDVRFAVENMYPWRYRDREVAAYAPDWDPTTEDYRHFTVDLSHVATSRTDALAMVGRMGDRLAHVHLADGSGSAKDEHLIPGRGTQPCAELLEGLARSGFDGHVVLEVNTRRSPGPVEREADLAEALAFTRLHLAAARAVRR; this is encoded by the coding sequence ATAGTGGTTCCCGACGCCAAGGTCGCGCTGTCCACCGCCTCCGTCTACCCGGAGAACACCGCCGCCGCGTTCGAGATCGCCGGGCGGCTCGGCTACGACGGCGTCGAGGTGATGGTGTGGACCGATCCGGTGAGCCAGGACATCGAGGCGCTGCGCCGCCTCTCCGACTACCACGCCGTCCCGATCCTGGCCGTGCACGCGCCCTGCCTGCTGATCACCCAGCGGGTCTGGGGCACCGACCCGTGGGCCAAGCTGGTCCGGGCCCGGGCGGCGGCCGAGAAGCTCGGGGCGTCCACGGTCGTGGTGCATCCGCCGTTCCGCTGGCAGCGGCAGTACGCCCGGGACTTTGTCCAGGGTGTCTGGCGGATGGCGGACGAGACCGACGTCCGTTTCGCGGTGGAGAACATGTACCCCTGGCGCTACCGGGACCGCGAGGTCGCCGCCTACGCGCCGGACTGGGACCCGACCACCGAGGACTACCGCCACTTCACCGTCGACCTCTCCCATGTCGCCACCTCCCGCACCGACGCCCTGGCCATGGTCGGCCGGATGGGCGACCGCCTCGCCCATGTCCACCTCGCCGACGGATCCGGCTCCGCCAAGGACGAGCACCTGATCCCCGGACGCGGCACCCAGCCCTGCGCGGAACTCCTGGAGGGGCTCGCCCGCAGCGGCTTCGACGGCCACGTGGTCCTGGAGGTCAACACCCGCCGCTCGCCCGGCCCGGTCGAACGCGAGGCCGACCTGGCCGAGGCCCTGGCCTTCACCCGGCTGCACCTGGCCGCGGCCAGAGCGGTACGGCGCTGA
- the ilvD gene encoding dihydroxy-acid dehydratase, giving the protein MPELRSRTVTHGRNMAGARALLRAAGVAREDFGKPIIAVANSFTEFVPGHTHLQPVGRIVSEAIKQAGGIPREFNTIAVDDGIAMGHAGMLYSLPSRDLIADSVEYMVEAHCADALICISNCDKITPGMLMAALRLNIPVVFVSGGPMEAGKATLVDGTVRKLDLVNAISDAVNENVSDEDIARIEENACPTCGSCSGMFTANSMNCLAEAIGLALPGNGSVLATHTARKALYEDAGRTIVEITNRYYHQNDDSVLPRSVASRAAFENAVALDIAMGGSTNTILHLLAAAQEAGLDFDMADIDALSRRLPCLSKVAPNGSYYMEDVHRAGGIPAILGELYRGGLLNEDVHTVHSASMADWLKQWDIRGGSPSPEAVELFHAAPGCVRSASAFSQSERWDTLDTDAAGGCIRDVEHAYSTEGGLAILYGNLAVDGCVVKTAGVDESIWRFSGPAVVVESQEDAVDAILTKRVKEGDVVVIRYEGPKGGPGMQEMLYPTSFLKGRGLGKACALITDGRFSGGTSGLSIGHVSPEAASGGTIALVEDGDLITIDIPARSVKLEVSDQDLAARRSALEAGTGYRPKNRERKISAALRAYAAMATSADKGAVRDVSRLG; this is encoded by the coding sequence GTGCCCGAGCTGAGGTCTCGTACGGTCACCCACGGTCGCAACATGGCTGGCGCCCGCGCCCTCCTCCGGGCCGCCGGTGTAGCCCGCGAGGACTTCGGCAAGCCGATCATCGCGGTGGCGAACAGCTTCACCGAGTTCGTGCCCGGGCACACCCACCTCCAGCCGGTCGGGCGGATCGTCTCCGAGGCGATCAAGCAGGCCGGCGGGATCCCCCGCGAGTTCAACACGATCGCCGTGGACGACGGCATCGCGATGGGCCACGCCGGGATGCTGTACTCGCTGCCCTCCCGCGACCTGATCGCCGACTCGGTCGAGTACATGGTCGAGGCCCACTGCGCCGACGCGCTGATCTGCATCTCCAACTGCGACAAGATCACCCCGGGCATGCTGATGGCCGCGCTGCGGCTGAACATCCCGGTGGTGTTTGTCTCCGGCGGCCCGATGGAGGCCGGCAAGGCGACCCTGGTCGACGGCACCGTCCGCAAGCTGGACCTGGTCAACGCCATCTCGGACGCGGTCAACGAGAACGTCTCGGACGAGGACATCGCCCGGATCGAGGAGAACGCCTGTCCGACCTGCGGGTCGTGCTCGGGGATGTTCACCGCCAACTCGATGAACTGCCTGGCCGAGGCGATCGGCCTGGCCCTGCCCGGCAACGGCTCCGTCCTGGCCACCCACACCGCCCGCAAGGCGCTGTACGAGGACGCCGGCCGGACGATCGTCGAGATCACCAACCGCTACTACCACCAGAACGACGACTCGGTGCTGCCGCGCAGCGTGGCCTCCCGGGCCGCGTTCGAGAACGCCGTCGCGCTGGACATCGCCATGGGCGGGTCTACCAACACGATCCTGCACCTGCTGGCCGCGGCCCAGGAGGCCGGCCTGGACTTCGACATGGCCGACATCGACGCGCTGTCGCGCCGGCTGCCCTGTCTGTCCAAGGTCGCGCCCAACGGCTCGTACTACATGGAGGACGTGCACCGCGCGGGCGGCATCCCGGCCATCCTTGGCGAGCTGTACCGGGGCGGGCTGCTGAACGAGGACGTGCACACCGTGCACAGCGCCTCGATGGCGGACTGGCTGAAGCAGTGGGACATCCGCGGCGGCTCGCCGTCCCCGGAGGCCGTGGAGCTGTTCCACGCCGCGCCCGGGTGCGTGCGCTCCGCGAGCGCCTTCTCGCAGTCCGAGCGCTGGGACACGCTGGACACCGACGCGGCCGGCGGCTGCATCCGTGACGTCGAGCACGCCTACTCCACCGAGGGCGGCCTGGCCATCCTCTACGGCAACCTGGCCGTGGACGGCTGCGTGGTGAAGACCGCTGGTGTCGACGAGTCGATCTGGCGCTTCTCCGGCCCGGCCGTGGTGGTCGAGTCGCAGGAGGACGCGGTGGACGCGATCCTCACCAAGCGGGTCAAGGAGGGCGACGTCGTCGTCATCCGCTACGAGGGCCCCAAGGGCGGCCCCGGCATGCAGGAGATGCTCTACCCGACCTCCTTCCTCAAGGGGCGCGGACTGGGCAAGGCCTGCGCGCTGATCACCGACGGGCGCTTCTCCGGCGGCACCTCGGGCCTGTCGATCGGCCATGTCTCGCCCGAGGCGGCCTCCGGCGGGACCATCGCGCTGGTCGAGGATGGCGATCTGATCACCATCGACATCCCGGCGCGCTCGGTCAAGCTGGAGGTGTCGGACCAGGACCTGGCCGCCCGCCGCAGCGCGCTGGAGGCTGGGACCGGCTACCGGCCGAAGAACCGCGAGCGCAAGATCTCGGCGGCGCTGCGGGCCTACGCGGCGATGGCCACCAGCGCGGACAAGGGCGCGGTCCGGGACGTCTCCCGGCTGGGCTGA
- a CDS encoding proline dehydrogenase family protein: MLTRQLLLAAARSPAARRAVVTAPLSRSLVRRFIAGEDREAALRAVDRLIVRGLHVSVDHLGEDTADPAGADAVRDEYRALLARLGEAGTGSRAEVSVKLSALGSALGAGGPVAALERARAVCEAAAAAGTTVTLDMEGHSTTDDTLAAAAELRADFPRTGVVLQSCLRRTEGDLRELLHAGSRVRLVKGAYAEPPGVAFQDRAEVDRAYVRCLRLLMEGHGYPMVATHDPRLIAIAGALAVRAGRPQGSYEFQMLYGIRFEEQRRLAAAGETVRVYVPYGDEWYGYFMRRLAERPANLAFFLRSLGHH; the protein is encoded by the coding sequence ATGCTCACCCGTCAGTTACTGCTGGCCGCGGCCCGCAGTCCGGCCGCCCGCAGGGCCGTGGTGACCGCCCCGCTGAGCAGGTCGCTGGTGCGGCGCTTCATCGCGGGGGAGGACCGCGAGGCCGCGCTCCGGGCCGTCGACCGGCTGATCGTGCGCGGGCTGCATGTCAGCGTCGACCACCTCGGCGAGGACACCGCGGACCCGGCCGGGGCCGATGCCGTGCGCGACGAGTACCGCGCGCTGCTGGCCCGGCTCGGCGAGGCCGGGACCGGGAGCCGGGCCGAGGTCTCGGTGAAGCTCTCGGCGCTGGGCTCGGCCCTCGGGGCCGGGGGCCCGGTGGCCGCGCTGGAGCGGGCCAGGGCGGTGTGCGAGGCGGCAGCGGCGGCCGGCACCACGGTGACCCTGGACATGGAGGGCCACAGCACCACCGACGACACCCTGGCCGCCGCGGCCGAGCTGCGCGCCGACTTCCCGCGGACCGGCGTGGTGCTGCAGTCCTGCCTGCGCCGCACCGAGGGCGACCTCCGCGAGCTGCTGCACGCGGGCTCCCGGGTGCGGCTGGTCAAGGGCGCCTACGCGGAGCCGCCCGGGGTCGCCTTCCAGGACCGGGCCGAGGTGGACCGCGCCTATGTGCGCTGCCTGCGGCTGCTGATGGAGGGTCACGGCTACCCCATGGTCGCAACCCACGACCCCCGGCTGATCGCGATCGCGGGCGCGCTGGCGGTACGGGCCGGACGGCCGCAGGGCAGCTACGAGTTCCAGATGCTCTACGGGATCCGCTTCGAGGAGCAGCGCCGGCTGGCCGCCGCCGGGGAGACGGTGCGGGTGTACGTCCCCTACGGCGACGAGTGGTACGGCTACTTCATGCGGCGGCTGGCGGAGCGGCCGGCCAACCTGGCGTTCTTCCTCCGCTCGCTGGGGCACCACTGA
- the proC gene encoding pyrroline-5-carboxylate reductase — MTQRVAVLGTGKIGEALVSGLLRAGKPAADVLVTARRPERAAELHERYGVEAVSNAEAAKAADTLILTVKPQDMGALLEELAPHVAADRLVISGAAGVPTAWFEERLAPGTPVVRVMTNTPVLVDEAMSVISAGSHAGEEHLLRTEEIFKPVGKTLRVPESQQDAATALSGSGPAYFYFLVEAMTDAGILLGLPRAVAADMIVQAAVGASVMLRDSGEHPVKLREAVTSPAGTTIAAIRELENHGVRAALLSALEAARNRSQELASGGK; from the coding sequence ATGACGCAGCGAGTCGCCGTCCTCGGCACCGGCAAGATCGGCGAGGCCCTGGTCTCCGGCCTGCTGCGGGCCGGCAAGCCCGCGGCGGACGTGCTGGTCACCGCCCGGCGTCCGGAGCGCGCCGCGGAGCTGCACGAGCGCTACGGCGTGGAGGCGGTGAGCAACGCGGAGGCGGCGAAGGCGGCCGACACGCTGATCCTCACCGTGAAGCCGCAGGACATGGGCGCGCTGCTGGAGGAGCTGGCGCCGCACGTCGCCGCCGACCGGCTGGTGATCTCGGGCGCGGCCGGGGTGCCGACCGCCTGGTTCGAGGAGCGGCTGGCCCCGGGCACGCCGGTGGTCCGGGTGATGACCAACACCCCGGTGCTGGTGGACGAGGCGATGAGCGTCATCTCGGCGGGCTCGCACGCGGGGGAGGAGCATCTGCTCCGGACCGAGGAGATCTTCAAACCGGTCGGCAAGACCCTGCGGGTGCCCGAGTCGCAGCAGGACGCGGCCACCGCGCTCTCCGGCTCCGGGCCCGCGTACTTCTACTTCCTGGTCGAGGCGATGACCGACGCCGGCATCCTGCTGGGCCTGCCGCGCGCGGTCGCCGCCGACATGATCGTCCAGGCCGCGGTGGGCGCCTCGGTGATGCTGCGGGACTCCGGCGAGCACCCGGTGAAGCTGCGCGAGGCCGTCACCTCCCCGGCGGGGACCACCATCGCGGCCATCCGCGAGCTGGAGAACCACGGGGTGCGGGCAGCCCTGCTCTCCGCGCTGGAGGCGGCCCGCAACCGCTCGCAGGAGCTGGCCTCCGGCGGGAAGTAG
- a CDS encoding HAD family hydrolase produces the protein MRYDLVIFDNDGVLVDSEPISNRLLAEYLTELGFPTSVEDSYRDFMGAAAHTVHDVIAERYDGARLHAGFDEDFHGRVFAAFQEQLTPVPGAADLLKRVQESGVRYCVASSAHHAWIRTALTKAGLSGFFTEEQLFSAQDVGRGKPAPDLFLHAAATMGVAPERCVVLEDSPLGVAAALAAGMDVYGYTALTPEARLAGATGLYQDAGEVAELLGL, from the coding sequence ATGCGCTACGACCTGGTGATCTTCGACAACGACGGCGTGCTGGTGGACAGCGAGCCGATCTCCAACCGGCTGCTCGCGGAGTACCTCACCGAGCTGGGCTTCCCGACCTCGGTCGAGGACTCCTACCGCGACTTCATGGGCGCCGCCGCCCACACCGTCCACGACGTGATCGCCGAGCGCTACGACGGCGCCCGGCTGCACGCCGGTTTCGACGAGGACTTCCACGGGCGGGTCTTCGCGGCGTTCCAGGAGCAGTTGACGCCGGTGCCGGGCGCGGCGGACCTGCTGAAGCGGGTCCAGGAGTCCGGGGTGCGCTACTGCGTGGCCTCCTCGGCGCACCACGCCTGGATCCGCACGGCGCTGACCAAGGCCGGGCTGTCCGGCTTCTTCACCGAGGAGCAGCTGTTCAGCGCCCAGGACGTGGGCCGAGGCAAGCCCGCCCCCGACCTCTTCCTGCACGCGGCCGCGACCATGGGCGTCGCCCCGGAGCGCTGCGTGGTGCTGGAGGACAGCCCGCTGGGCGTCGCCGCGGCACTGGCCGCGGGCATGGACGTCTACGGCTACACCGCGCTGACGCCCGAGGCGCGGCTGGCCGGGGCGACCGGGCTGTACCAGGACGCGGGCGAGGTCGCGGAGCTGCTCGGGCTGTAG